In Thalassococcus sp. S3, the sequence AAGGCGGCGCGGGCCAAAAGGCTGACCCGCCCCTACCCGGCCTGGACGGCGATCGAGGTGGCAGGCTTTGCCACGCCGGGGGTGATCGTGGAGTTAAAGGTGGTGGCGCAGGTGCCATCGCCCTAATGTGCCATCAACAGAGTTTTTGAGGAGTAAGCGAGATGCTGAAAGGATTGGGCGGGCTCGGCGATATGGCCGGGATGATGAAGAAGGCGCAGGAGATGCAGACCAAGATGGCGCAGCTTCAGGACGACCTGCATGACATCACCGTCACCGGCGAGAGCGGCGCGGGGCTGGTAAAGGCCACGGCCTCGGCCAAGGGAGAGCTGAAGGCGCTGGACATCGACCCGTCGATCTTCAATGGCGACGACAAGGAGGTCGTCGAGGACCTGATCCTTGCCGCGATCAAGGACGCCCAGCAAAAGGCGTCGGACCGGGCACAGGAAGAAATGTCTAAGCTTACCGAAGGGCTGGGCCTGCCCAAGGACATGAAGCTGCCGTTCTGAGACAAACCATGCGGCGGAGCATTCTGACGCTTGCGGCCTGGGCCGCGCTGAGCCTGTCTGGCTGGGCGCAGGACTGGGCCACGATCGAGGGCTGCACGGTCGAGACGCCGGAGATCGTTGAAGCAGCATTGGCGCCCTATGGCCTGGACAATCTGCGAGACGACGCTGCGCAGATTGCCAATAGCAAGGGGCGGTTCTGGCAGATCACCTCTTCGGCGGGCGGGCTTTCGTATCTTTGGGGGACAATGCATAGCAACGACCGCCATGCCCTCGACCTGCCGAAACGGGTAGTCCAGGACATCGAAGCCGCCCGCATCGTCGCGGTGGAGATCGACTACCGCTATCCAACCCGCGCGGCATATCGTGAAGGGCAACAAAATGAACATTGGTGGCTGCAGCGGCCCTTGCCGCTTTCGGATCGCGGGCTTGACCCGGACATCGCTGCGGCCCTTGAAACCCGACTTCTGGATAGCGGTGTCGCGGCCAACGCCAT encodes:
- a CDS encoding YbaB/EbfC family nucleoid-associated protein; translation: MLKGLGGLGDMAGMMKKAQEMQTKMAQLQDDLHDITVTGESGAGLVKATASAKGELKALDIDPSIFNGDDKEVVEDLILAAIKDAQQKASDRAQEEMSKLTEGLGLPKDMKLPF